The following are from one region of the Microbacterium paraoxydans genome:
- a CDS encoding TetR family transcriptional regulator gives MENSAESTREQRKRRTTRALTEAARRLTTERGFAGFTVEELCADAGVSRRTFFNYFESKENAVFGFAVIDSRQEELEAAFLDREGDLLDDFVQLTVERFALFDPIEHAAELFAVIEQEPRLLRAAFEQQEKHERRDIALVARRLDTEPDAELRAEVLVHSVGALVRLCMEQLLHHHSTEPFADLITRRLRLARDLYTPAQKDH, from the coding sequence ATGGAGAACAGTGCAGAATCCACGCGGGAGCAGCGCAAGCGTCGGACCACGCGCGCGCTCACCGAGGCCGCGCGCCGCTTGACCACCGAGCGAGGCTTCGCCGGCTTCACCGTCGAGGAGCTGTGCGCCGACGCCGGGGTCTCCCGGCGCACGTTCTTCAACTACTTCGAGAGCAAGGAGAACGCCGTCTTCGGCTTCGCCGTCATCGACTCCCGCCAGGAGGAGCTCGAAGCGGCCTTCCTCGACCGCGAGGGCGATCTCCTGGACGACTTCGTGCAGCTCACCGTCGAGCGCTTCGCCCTCTTCGATCCGATCGAGCACGCCGCGGAGCTATTCGCCGTCATCGAGCAGGAGCCGCGGCTGCTGCGGGCCGCCTTCGAGCAGCAGGAGAAGCACGAGCGCCGCGACATCGCCCTCGTCGCCCGCCGCCTCGACACGGAGCCGGACGCGGAGCTGCGCGCCGAGGTACTCGTCCACTCCGTCGGCGCGCTCGTGCGGTTGTGCATGGAGCAGCTGCTGCACCATCACTCCACCGAGCCGTTCGCCGACCTCATCACCCGCCGGCTGCGCCTCGCGCGCGACCTCTACACCCCTGCACAGAAAGACCACTGA
- a CDS encoding Asp23/Gls24 family envelope stress response protein — protein sequence MANVTGGTQPKAQVVPASQGAAGKTTIEDAVVAKIAGIAAREVDGVYALGGGAARMMGAIRDALNTTDLAQGISVEVGETQVAVDVTIVAEYPVSLQKVADQVRAAIHRAMVELVGMEVAEVNVTVNDVHIPSEDDDEAPEARVQ from the coding sequence ATGGCGAACGTGACTGGGGGCACCCAGCCCAAGGCTCAGGTCGTTCCGGCCTCGCAGGGGGCGGCGGGGAAGACCACGATCGAGGATGCGGTGGTCGCGAAGATCGCCGGCATCGCGGCGCGAGAGGTGGACGGGGTCTACGCACTCGGCGGCGGCGCCGCACGCATGATGGGCGCGATCCGCGACGCCCTCAACACGACCGACCTCGCGCAGGGGATCAGCGTCGAGGTGGGCGAGACGCAGGTGGCCGTCGACGTGACGATCGTGGCGGAGTACCCCGTGTCCCTGCAGAAGGTGGCCGACCAGGTGCGAGCCGCGATCCACCGGGCCATGGTGGAGCTGGTGGGCATGGAGGTCGCCGAGGTGAACGTGACCGTCAACGACGTGCACATCCCGTCCGAGGATGACGACGAGGCTCCGGAGGCGCGAGTCCAGTGA
- a CDS encoding DUF2273 domain-containing protein → MNASVIGGAAATVLALTWIVWGFWAFLLVTLAMLVGAVVGRIVDGRLDVRALADVVRGRRSSS, encoded by the coding sequence GTGAACGCCTCGGTGATCGGCGGAGCTGCGGCGACGGTGCTCGCGCTGACCTGGATCGTCTGGGGGTTCTGGGCGTTCCTGCTCGTCACCCTCGCGATGCTCGTCGGCGCGGTCGTCGGCCGCATCGTCGACGGTCGCCTGGACGTGCGGGCGCTCGCCGACGTGGTGCGCGGGCGGCGATCGTCCTCATGA
- a CDS encoding CsbD family protein — translation MSAEDKIKAAAEKVAGKAKEVVGEVTNNDKLVAEGKAEQAKGDVRNAAEDVKDTFTK, via the coding sequence ATGAGCGCGGAGGACAAGATCAAGGCCGCAGCCGAGAAGGTCGCAGGCAAGGCCAAGGAGGTCGTCGGCGAGGTCACGAACAACGACAAGCTCGTCGCCGAGGGCAAGGCCGAGCAGGCCAAGGGCGACGTCAGGAACGCGGCCGAGGATGTCAAGGACACGTTCACCAAGTGA
- a CDS encoding RNA polymerase sigma factor, whose product MAADRWGEALEHAGDRIVAGRAMDGDVAAFAVLVRRYTPMMRAYTQRMLNASAEVDDIVQDAFVTAWQRFGELEDPAKVKSWLMRIVSRKAVDRLRLTRPALDVDELDRPAPPQTRPDAVIEARAGVAALGAALRELPEAQRECWVLRELGGYSYEEIAEELGIPVSTVRGLLSRARRFLITRMEAWR is encoded by the coding sequence ATGGCAGCCGATCGCTGGGGCGAGGCGCTGGAGCACGCCGGGGACCGTATCGTCGCCGGTCGTGCGATGGACGGCGACGTCGCCGCGTTCGCGGTGCTCGTGCGCAGGTACACGCCGATGATGAGGGCCTACACACAGCGGATGCTCAACGCGTCGGCGGAGGTCGACGACATCGTGCAGGACGCGTTCGTGACGGCATGGCAGCGGTTCGGTGAGCTGGAGGACCCCGCGAAGGTCAAGAGCTGGCTCATGCGGATCGTGAGTCGCAAGGCGGTGGATCGGCTGCGCCTGACGCGGCCCGCCCTCGATGTGGACGAGCTCGATCGTCCGGCACCGCCGCAGACCAGGCCGGACGCGGTCATCGAGGCGAGAGCGGGCGTGGCGGCCCTCGGCGCGGCTCTGCGCGAACTCCCGGAGGCCCAGCGCGAGTGCTGGGTGCTGCGGGAGCTGGGCGGCTACAGCTACGAGGAGATCGCCGAGGAGCTCGGCATCCCCGTCAGCACGGTGCGCGGACTGCTGTCCCGCGCGCGACGGTTCCTGATCACACGGATGGAGGCGTGGCGATGA
- a CDS encoding Asp23/Gls24 family envelope stress response protein, protein MTDHHEDDPLRRLGLEPADLDGHTIEELGDYLDAGRTPRNPAIEESPGCQLALDALERLRGLGTALMDEEAASAPPVDERWVDRILSGIAMDAQAGRRIPFASDDPDVDLAITEGAVRGLVRAAEEAVPGVLVGRCRLDGDVTEPGAPVRVAIDVSVRLGDPLRRVADRLRAEVEDQLRRHTDLRVAAIDVAITDVREGA, encoded by the coding sequence ATGACCGATCACCACGAGGACGACCCGCTGCGCCGCCTCGGCCTGGAGCCCGCCGATCTGGACGGGCACACCATCGAGGAGCTCGGTGACTACCTGGACGCGGGACGAACTCCGAGGAACCCTGCGATCGAGGAGTCTCCGGGGTGCCAGCTCGCCCTCGACGCCCTGGAGAGACTGCGGGGTCTCGGCACCGCGCTGATGGACGAGGAGGCCGCGTCCGCACCGCCCGTGGACGAGAGGTGGGTGGACCGGATCCTCAGCGGCATCGCCATGGACGCTCAGGCGGGACGCCGCATCCCCTTCGCCTCCGACGATCCGGACGTGGACCTGGCCATCACGGAAGGCGCCGTGCGCGGACTGGTCCGTGCCGCGGAGGAGGCCGTGCCCGGCGTGCTGGTCGGCCGGTGCCGGCTGGACGGCGACGTCACCGAGCCCGGAGCGCCCGTGCGCGTGGCGATCGATGTGAGCGTGCGCCTCGGCGACCCGCTCCGCCGCGTCGCCGACCGCCTGCGCGCGGAGGTGGAGGACCAGCTGCGTCGTCATACCGACCTGCGGGTCGCGGCGATCGATGTCGCGATCACCGACGTCAGGGAGGGGGCATGA
- a CDS encoding SDR family oxidoreductase, protein MTILVTGSTGHLGRLIVAALLERGVDPQAIRAGARDIAKGADLGVPVVRLDYTDQESVAAALDGVDTVVLVSGSEVGQRVAHHRAVIDAAKDAGVSKFVYTSAPKATTSSLVLAPEHKATEELIAAAGLPAVILRNNWYTENYAADLARAAETGTLSAGTGEGRVASASRKDYAEAAAVVATEDGHLGAVYELGGDVAWTYADLAAAMTEVTGREVVFVPLSADEQLAALRAAGLDEGTAGFVVALDAGIRDGALADTDGTLRRLIGRPTTPLVEGLRALV, encoded by the coding sequence ATGACCATCCTCGTCACCGGTTCGACCGGTCACCTCGGCCGCCTCATCGTCGCCGCCCTGCTCGAGCGCGGCGTCGACCCGCAGGCGATCCGCGCCGGTGCGCGCGACATCGCCAAGGGCGCCGACCTCGGCGTGCCCGTCGTCCGTCTCGACTACACCGACCAGGAATCGGTCGCCGCGGCGCTCGACGGCGTGGACACGGTCGTGCTCGTGTCGGGCTCGGAGGTGGGCCAGCGCGTCGCGCACCATCGGGCGGTCATCGACGCCGCAAAGGATGCCGGGGTGTCGAAGTTCGTCTACACGAGCGCCCCGAAGGCCACCACGAGCTCGCTCGTCCTGGCTCCCGAGCACAAGGCCACCGAGGAGCTCATCGCGGCCGCAGGTCTTCCCGCGGTGATCCTCCGCAACAATTGGTACACCGAGAACTACGCCGCCGACCTCGCTCGTGCAGCGGAGACCGGCACCCTCAGCGCCGGCACCGGAGAGGGCCGCGTCGCCTCCGCCAGCCGGAAGGACTACGCCGAGGCCGCCGCCGTCGTCGCCACCGAGGACGGACACCTCGGTGCGGTCTACGAGCTCGGCGGGGACGTCGCATGGACCTACGCCGACCTCGCCGCCGCGATGACCGAGGTGACGGGCCGCGAGGTCGTGTTCGTCCCGCTGTCGGCGGACGAGCAGCTCGCGGCGCTCCGAGCGGCCGGTCTCGATGAGGGCACCGCCGGGTTCGTCGTCGCCCTCGACGCCGGCATCCGCGATGGCGCCCTCGCGGACACCGACGGCACCCTCCGCCGCCTCATCGGCCGCCCGACGACGCCGCTCGTCGAGGGCCTCCGCGCGCTGGTGTGA
- a CDS encoding winged helix-turn-helix transcriptional regulator: MTVSFAQIRDSRPALFDQGCGTRVILDHIMSKWGVLVLSCLSDGTRRWGELRREVDGISEKMLASTLRTLTDDGLVHRESLPTVPPHVEYSLTPLGRDLMERMLPLMEWVAAHADGMLGRD, encoded by the coding sequence ATGACGGTGAGTTTTGCGCAGATCCGCGATTCGCGGCCTGCTCTCTTCGACCAGGGATGCGGCACGCGCGTCATCCTCGACCACATCATGAGCAAGTGGGGTGTGCTCGTGCTCTCCTGCCTCTCCGACGGCACGCGGCGCTGGGGTGAGCTGCGTCGGGAGGTGGACGGCATCAGCGAGAAGATGCTCGCCTCGACCCTGCGGACCCTCACCGATGACGGCCTGGTGCACCGGGAGTCGCTGCCGACCGTGCCCCCGCACGTCGAGTACAGCCTCACGCCGCTCGGGCGTGACCTCATGGAGCGGATGCTTCCTCTGATGGAGTGGGTCGCGGCGCACGCCGACGGGATGCTCGGTCGCGACTGA
- a CDS encoding APC family permease: MATTPIHLERPDGKGLAAGTLGLWGSTVIGLASTAPVYSLVATLGFVVLAVGAQAPIAFIIAFVPMLLIAFAYRELNNAVPDCGTTFTWGTKAFGPWVGWMGGWGVAVAGMVVLANLAQIASVYFWSLIGQDLENNDWRVVVVAVLFIAAMTWVSWRGVEIGERIQNVLLAIQYLALAIFIVAALWQFFTGDAPDATPFSWEWLNPFGFTDWSGFTEAILLALFIYWGWDTCLALNEETKDPKRIPGRAAVLTCVILLVTYVAVTIAAMMYAGLGEDGTGLGNEANADDFFLAIKDGLLGPFGWVLVVAVIISAISSTQTTILPTARGTLAMGVYRALPAKFKDVHPVYKTPSFSTIVMGVVASLYYVGMTLISDNILQDSILSLGLAIAFYYAITGFACVWYFRADLRRSTRDLFFKGIFPLLGALLLTGAFVQSAIDMWDVDYGYTVLFGIGGTFVIGIGSLAIGLVLMFLWYLFPRSKRFFRGESLNRETEVMVPEEPGAMIRSVDGGI; this comes from the coding sequence ATGGCAACGACGCCCATCCACCTCGAACGTCCCGACGGCAAGGGCCTGGCCGCAGGCACCCTCGGCCTGTGGGGCTCCACTGTCATCGGGCTCGCCTCCACGGCCCCCGTCTACTCGCTCGTCGCGACGCTCGGCTTCGTCGTGCTCGCCGTCGGCGCGCAGGCGCCGATCGCCTTCATCATCGCCTTCGTGCCGATGCTCCTGATCGCCTTCGCCTATCGCGAGCTCAACAACGCCGTCCCCGACTGCGGCACCACGTTCACCTGGGGCACCAAGGCCTTCGGGCCGTGGGTGGGCTGGATGGGCGGCTGGGGCGTCGCGGTCGCCGGCATGGTCGTGCTCGCGAACCTCGCCCAGATCGCCTCCGTGTACTTCTGGTCGCTGATCGGGCAGGACCTCGAGAACAACGACTGGCGCGTCGTCGTCGTGGCGGTGCTCTTCATCGCGGCCATGACCTGGGTGAGCTGGCGCGGGGTCGAGATCGGCGAGCGCATCCAGAACGTGCTCCTCGCGATCCAGTACCTCGCGCTGGCCATCTTCATCGTGGCCGCCCTCTGGCAGTTCTTCACGGGCGACGCCCCCGACGCCACCCCGTTCTCGTGGGAGTGGCTGAACCCGTTCGGCTTCACCGACTGGTCGGGCTTCACGGAGGCGATCCTCCTGGCGCTCTTCATCTACTGGGGGTGGGACACCTGCCTCGCCCTCAACGAGGAGACGAAGGATCCGAAGCGCATCCCCGGCCGGGCCGCGGTGCTCACCTGCGTCATCCTGCTGGTGACGTACGTCGCGGTGACGATCGCCGCGATGATGTACGCCGGACTCGGCGAGGACGGCACGGGCCTCGGCAACGAGGCCAACGCCGACGACTTCTTCCTGGCCATCAAGGATGGGCTGCTCGGTCCGTTCGGCTGGGTGCTCGTGGTCGCGGTCATCATCTCGGCGATCTCGTCCACCCAGACGACCATCCTCCCGACCGCCCGCGGCACGCTCGCGATGGGCGTGTACCGGGCGCTCCCGGCGAAGTTCAAGGACGTGCACCCGGTCTACAAGACGCCGTCGTTCTCGACCATCGTCATGGGCGTGGTGGCTTCCCTCTACTACGTTGGCATGACCCTGATCAGCGACAACATCCTGCAGGACTCGATCCTCTCGCTGGGCCTCGCGATCGCGTTCTACTACGCCATCACCGGGTTCGCCTGCGTCTGGTACTTCCGCGCCGACCTGCGCCGCTCGACCCGCGACCTGTTCTTCAAGGGCATCTTCCCGCTGCTCGGAGCGCTGCTGCTGACCGGCGCGTTCGTGCAGTCGGCGATCGACATGTGGGACGTCGACTACGGCTACACCGTGCTCTTCGGCATCGGCGGCACGTTCGTGATCGGCATCGGGTCGCTCGCGATCGGCCTCGTCCTGATGTTCCTCTGGTACCTGTTCCCGCGGTCGAAGCGGTTCTTCCGGGGCGAGAGCCTGAACCGGGAGACCGAGGTGATGGTGCCGGAGGAGCCGGGCGCGATGATCCGCTCGGTCGACGGCGGCATCTGA